In the genome of Theropithecus gelada isolate Dixy chromosome 19, Tgel_1.0, whole genome shotgun sequence, the window GCTGGGGACTTCCTGCCGCCCCTGGAGGCTCCCCCGGTGTTAGGGTGTTAGGGAGGGAGGTGAAGGAGCACCCCTGGCCCTGCAGATGTGCTGGCAGGGACCGTTGCTCTCCAGCGTCCCTGCTGCAGGATGAGGCCGGCAGAAGACAGCCCTGAAGGCCCCAGGTCGGTCACCAGCTTTGGCCCATCCTGCGGGGGTCGGGGATATCTGAGGAGAATTTGGCCGGGGCCAGCAGAGAGCTGATCCTGGTAGGGGCCCCAGTGACAGGGACTGGGCAGGGGGCAGTGGTGTCACCTGAGGGTTGAAATGCTTCCCCTCTGGTGATGAGAGGTTTCTGGGTTGACCCTGTCACCAGTCAGATGGCTGGGTGAGGGGCAGCGCTGCTGTCAGGAGGGGCCTGGGTACCTCACCGGGGGGTAAGGTGAGGTTGGCTGAGGCCACATCTGTGGTGGGGTTGATCCAGGCAACATCCTCAGTCAGGAGTGAGGCAGTGACATAAGGAGGGCCAGAGTCGGGGTGAAGTCATCAGAGGGGGGCAGCTGGCCCCGCCCCTGTCCTTTTTGTGGACACGGGAATATGGCCTGTTATGCTGGTTCCCCTTAAGTGAACTACTGTAAGTACCATGCGGCCCCAGAGGACAACTGAAATACAGCCCGTCATGGTACTTGGTTCCTAAGATGATGGCTCTTGGGGGGTGATGGCACATGGTTGCAGTGGACTCTGGGATGACACCAGGGTTATGGTGGATCCTAGTGGATGGTGACAACATTGGATCTCGTGGATCCTGAGAGATGATGGCACCAGGGTTATGGTGGATCCTAGTGGATGGTGACAACATTGGACCTCATGGATCCTGGGAGATGACACCAGGGTTATGGTGGATCCTAGTGGGTGGTGACAACGTTGGATCTCATGGATCACAGGAGATGATGACACCAGGGTTATGGTGGATCCTAGTGGATGGTGACAGCACTGGACCTCATGGATCCTGGGAGATGATGACACCAGGGTTATGGTGGATCCTAGTGGGTGGTGACAGCATTGGATCTCACGGATCCTGGGAGATAATAACATCATGGTTGGAGTGGATCCTGAGAACTGATAACATAATAGCTATGGTGACTCCTGGGACATGAAGACACACAGTTAAAGTGGATCTGGCAGGTGATGACATCATGACACTCTTAGGTGTAATGAATTCTGGGATATGATGACACCATGGTTGAAGTGGATCCTGGGAGGATGACACCATGGTTCTGTCATGGGAGGTGATGACACCAAAATCATGAGGGATTATGGGAAATGGTGGCATCATCAGTCCTAGTGGATTTCAGTAGAGGATGTCTGTGTCAGGCATAGTGGATTCTGGAAGGTAATGTCATCATTGGTCATGGTGGGATCTAGGAAATGATGACATCGTCAGCTGTGGTGGCTCCTGAAAGATGATGACACCGTGGTTGTGAGGAGTCATGGAGGGTGGTGACACCGTTGGCTATGGAGAGTCTTGGGAGATAGTGACACCATTAGTCATGGTAAATCCTGGAAGAAGATGTTACCATAGTTGGGGGTCATAGGGAATCCTGGGAAAGGATTCCATCCTCAGACATGGGTAACACTTGACCCCGGGTACAGTGCCATCATGAGTGGCGGGTATTGTGTGGTGCTGACAGTGTCAGTGAGGGCAAGAGTAGATGTACCTCAAGCACCTCCCCCCAGTAGAAGGCTAGGACTTTGTTGACAGAGGCGATTGTCTCTAGATATGGCAGAAAGAAGAGTGAGGCCAGGCTATAGGACACCTATGAGTGCCAGGACTCCAGGACCCTGGTGATCCAGAGTGGCCTCCTGGGAGCAGAAGGGCATCTGGTGGTTCTGTCTCCCAGGAGTCATAGCACAGGTATGGGATCCAAGGCCCCATTTCCTCTCAGAGGGTCTAGCAGAGATGCTGCTGGGCATGTCCCTTGGGTTTGGGGAGGGAGCAACCAAGCTAAGTCACGGTGGGACAAGGCAGTAACTCTGGTGACACCATCAATACCGATGGCCTCCCAGAGTGGGCAGTGCCTCTGAGGAGGAAACTCTGGTGATGCCATCACAGCACTGGGGTAGGGGGTTCACTGCCAACAGCCTACACAGACCATCATTTCTGGAGGAGGCCCTCCACATGGGCAGCTTCCCAGCGATGCTTCCTTCAGACAACATCTCAGGACAGGGCTCCTCTCTGCTCCCTGGCATCTTCCCTGGGGTTGTCCTGGACTCTGGGCCTGCCCTGCCTTCTACAACATGGTGGCAGCAATGGAGGCCTCTCCTCGTGCCATCTCAGAGCACGTAGCCTCTGGGCGACAGTGCAGAAGGGGCCTGCTCCTGGAGAGGTCCCAGAGTGGGTGGTCATCTCTGGTGATGACATCACAGGAAGAGGCACGGTCCCTCTGATGACGTCATAGGGCAAGGCACCTTCTCTGGTGATGGCATCACAGGAAGGAGGCAGGGTCCCTGTGATGATGTGGTGAAAAGGAGACCTTAGGTCTAGTGAGGACACAGTTGGTGAGGCATTTTCCCCTGCGACGTGTCCCAGGAAGATGGCTTTGTCTGTAACGATGACATCATAGGACAGAGGCATCTTCTCTGCtgcagagacacagggagaaaataTCTTCCCCATGGCGATGATGCCAAAAGAGGCCTTGGAGTTAGCGGTGAGATTGTCTCTGCAGTGACACCACAGGATCGAATGCCATGGGGCAAGGCATCATCTCTGTTATTACACCACAAGAAGGAAGCCTCTGAGGACACCATAGAACATGGACATGGCCTCCAGCGAGGACTCACGGGCTGGCCTCTTCCTCTGTGATGAGCTCATGGGAAGGAGGCCTTGTCCCTGTGATGACATCAGAGAACACAGACATGTTTGCTAGCGATGACCTCATGGGCCGGCCTCTTCCTCTGGGATGACATCATGGGAAGGAGGCCTTGGCTCAAGCAGTGACGTAATAGGAGGAGGAATCTTGTCTGCCAGGACATCCCGGAAGGAGGCTTTGACTCCTGTCCAAGGGCCGATCTGGGCCCCAGGCCCCTGGCGTGTGTGCGCCTGTGTCGGGGGATCCCGGCTGGGACGGGGGGCCCGGGAGGCCGCAGCCCCCCAGCCCCGGCCCTGGCCTCAGACAGTCACCTCGTTCTTGCTGGCCGTGCGCAGGTGCTGGGGCAGGTGGTGGCCCGGGATGAACTGCAGCTGCTCCAGCGTGCCCTGGCGCTGGAAGGGCGGCCTGCGGGCCAGCGtgcccccgcccccgccggcGTCGGACATCCAGGCGGGCTGCGGCGAGCCgtgcagggcgtggtggtggtgggcgtGCAGGCTGGACGGCGGCGGCAGCCCGCGCAGCGGTGTTGGGGGTCCCCCGGGCCCCAGCAGCAGGTTGGAGTGCGAGGCGGCCAGGCTGGCCCGGGCGGTGGGGTCGGGGGGCAGCGCGGGGCTGCGCGGGGGCGACAGCAGGTGCTCGCGACTCTGGCGCAGGGCCTCGGGCGAGGACAGCAGCAGGTGTTCCTGCGACACGAGGCGCGCCCGCGGCAGCGTGAACTCGTAGCGCGAACGGCCGCCATCGCCCAGCAGGTGCTCCTGGGACATGACCCTCCGGGGGTTGGGCGCGGGCGCCAGGCCCAGCTCCTCGGGGCCGCCCCAGGCCTCCATGCGGTAGCCGCCCCCGGTGCCCGGCCGCCGCAGCGCGTGCAGGGGCAGCGTGCCGCGGGGCAACTCCACGGGCCGGCGCTTCAGGTAGGCCTCGTCCAGATCCTTCTCGGCTGCGGGGAGAGGGGGAAAAGCCACAGCGGTGGGTCCCCTGCGCATCCAGAGccctccccctcccacctcctcacaCCCCGCTCCCATGCAGGTCTGTCGCCCCACAAGGATCCCGGGCGCCACGTTAGCTGTGTGgccaaaatgcagattcccaggcccaGCCCACAATGCTGGGTCAGTAGATGTGGAGgacttcctcttcttctcccccGCCTCTGCCTATCCCTTCTTTTGGGAGTAGAACCCAACCTAACTCTTGCTTTTGGGGAACCACTGATCCCCTCTCATCCTGGAGCAATGTGACTCACACTTGGAGTTGTGACCTGTTACCTTGTGAAGTTGATTTTGCGGGTAGTGAGcagcattttgaaaaatgaaatcaaatagaccagaaaagaaaactatcagAAAGTGTTTATGTAATAAGGGAATCAGGGGTAAGTGTTGGTTCATGAAATTCTTTCTtcagacgtgtgtgtgtgtgtgattgaaATATTAAAGGATGAGATTTAGTTTAAAAGAATCCACCAAggtcaggcgaggtggctcactcctgtaatcccagcactttgggtgattgaacaggagggtctcttgagcccaggagttcaggaccgacctgggcaatatagtgagactccatctctacaaaaaaaaccaaaaaacaaaaaccaaaacattagctaggccgggcgcagtggctcaagcctgtaattccagcactttgggaggccgagatgggcggatcacgaggtcaggagatcgagaccatactggttaacatggtgaaaccccgtctctactaaaaaatacaaaaaaactagccgggcgaggtggcgggcgcctgggaggctgaggcaggagaatggcgtaaaccagggaggtggagcttgcagtgagccgagatccggccactgcactccagcctaggcgatagaccgagactccgtctcaaaactaaaaaaaaaaaaaaaaattagctaaagcatggtggctcatgcctgtagtcccagttacttgggaggctgacgtcagaggattgcctgagtccagaaagtagagcctgcagtgagccatgactgcacccctgcactccagcctgggcaaaagagtgagatcttgtctcttaaaacaaacaaacaaacaaaaagaatccaCCAAAAAGTGGGGTGGAGGGAGTAtagattaacaaaatgtggcTAATTATTAAGGTTGAGTGATGGGAACCTGGggctcattttataattttctctacTTGCATGTATGTTTGCAAATGTCtgtaataaaaaatttcaaagctttcctgtaattaaaaatatatacatatatgtgtgtgtgtgtctcacgGGTCACAACATGAAAATCGTTTctgggccgagcacggtggcttacgcctgtaatcccagcacttagggaagctgaggcaggtgggtcatctgaggtcaggagttcgagaccagcctggccaacatggtgaaaccctgtctctattaaaaatacaaaaattagccgggagtggtggcgcatgcctgtaatcccagctactctggagactgaggcaggagaatcacttgaatccaggaggcagaggttgcagtgagctgagatggtgccattgcacgccagcctgggcaacaagagtgaaactccatctcaaaaaaaacccaaaaaaaccaaattaaacaaaacaaaaaacgctgggcacagtggttcatgcctgtaatcccagcactttgggaggccgaggcaggtggatcacaaggttaggactttgagaccagcctcactaacatggtgaaaccccatctctactaaaaatacaaaaattagccagacgtggtggcatgcacctgtaatcccagctactcaggaggctaaggcaggagaatcacttgaactcaggaggcggaggttgcagtgagctgagatcatgcgactgcactccagcctgagcgacagagcgagactctgtctccaaaaaaaaaaaaaaaaaaagaaatagtttctggctgggtatggtggctcatgcctgtaatctcagcactttgagaggctgaggtgggtggcttgcttgagcccaggagtttgaggccagcctgggcaacacagtgaaaccccgtctctacaaaaaataaaaaattaaccaggcatggcagcacaAGCTCTtagttccagctacccgggaggctgacaCGGAAGGATcacgcttgagcctggggaggtagaggctgcagtgagctatgatcatgccactacattccaggctgggtgacagagtgagaccctgtcttgaaaacaTAATGGTAACAAAGAAGAACACGTGTTTCCTAGTGAGGCTTTCATTTTAAGATGTTTGAAGGCTGCTCCACTGCCAGAGATGGCCCACAGACTGCAATATTTCCTTGAGAGTCACAGGAATGGGTTCAGGGATGGGCATGTGGCCCAACTTGCACCAGTGGTATCCAGGCCTGGGATTTTTTTGCCAGAATTGTTGCCAGAGACTCTTTTCTGCCAGGGTCCCTGAGCTGGTAGAACGGCAGCCTGAACATCTGCAGGGCGGTCGTCTCCACCACAAGGGGAGACTGTCTGAAAATGAGGCCCGCCGGTTGCGTAGAGAgctgagagacagctcttgggcCCCCACAGTGGCTACATTGCAATCTGGTGACCTGTAGACTTTCCATGATCAAGTCAacgtattttttttcctttaacttaaGTTGTATTTCTATTAATTGCAAGTCCAAGTCCTGATTAATACAATAATAAGTCCTGGGAGGGGAGACCAGAAGGTTGCacttaaaagaaacaaaccagaAGTGATTCTGATACAAAAGTACCTCAGGTAATTCTACAACGAACTTAGTAAAACCTGGGAGAGAATCTAAAGCATTGGAAGGTGCTTGGGCCACTGTCCATGGTCCTGAACCCAGACtctggccccgccccctccccttcACCGCCCGCTGCCCTTGCTAGGACTCACCCAGTCTCTTGAGGGAGGAGTAGCGGTTCAGTTCGGACTTCACAGCAGCCTCGTAGGACGGGGGCAGATGCGAGAGGTTGTGGAAGGACCGAGAGCAGGACAGCGTGGAGTAGTGCAAGGAGGGGCTGGGCGGCGGCAAGGCTCGCCAGTCTGGGTCAGAGGGGGCAGGGCCAGGGTCAGTCAGgttcctccctcagacccaggcaTCCAGGTccccaggccctcctccctcagacccaggagtccagacccccagcccctcctccctcagacccaggagtccagactcCCAGTcactcctccctcagacccaggagtccagactcccagcccctcctccctcagacccaggcgtccaggcccccagcccctcctccctcagacccaggaatcctggcctcagcccctcctccctcagacccaggagtccaggtccccagcccctcctccctcagacccaggagcccaggcccccagcccctcctccctcagacccaggagtccaggtccccagcccctcctccctcagacccaggagtccaggcccccagcccctcctccctcagacccaggagtccaggcccccagcccttCCTACCTCATACCCAGGAGTATAGgccccagctccctcctccctcagaccaggagtccaggcccccagcccctcctccctcagacccagcaGTTCTTTGGGTGGTTAGAAATCTGAGATTGTAGCCCATCATAATTCCAGCAGTTCAAGCTCCCTCTTCTcaccccaccccctcctctcCAGGAGACAGGCTTGATGCTGAGGAAGAGGGCCCCGAGAAGGGGGCACCAGGCATTTGTCAGCATTCACTGAGTGCCTGGCCCCAGGCTCCATGCACCTTCTCCTCAACCATGTGGGAGAGAGATGCCACTTTCGGCGTCCACACGAGGAGGCAGGTTCACGTGGTGACCTGGCCAGACCATGAGCGCCATGAGGACTGAGCTCACAGTGGTCTCGCTCCTGCTCTACACTGGGCACCTGGCATGGCTGGCCCAACacaaagggggaagggaaggagcccTGCTCTTTCCTGCAGCCAGCCCCTCACCCGTACCCAGTGTGGCGGCGTGGTGCTTGGGGCTGTTGACGTTGAGGTGCAGGTAGTTGTGGTGCAGATTATCTGGGGGGACCGAGAAGGGAGGTGACGTCACTGCCATCGCTGACTCCCAGCTGGCACCGCGGCCCTGATCTCTGGGAAGGACTGTGGCCCCAAGATTGGCCCCACATGCAGGACCTCGTTAGAGCTCCACAGATCAACCCATGCCATTGGCCACATGAACTGAGGCTGGGGGTCTTGAAGGTGGAAAGAGTGGGCACAGGCTCAGGGATGGGTAAGTGGTCTGTCCCAAGCTCCTAGCACCCCCCTCCCTGGTGCCCAGGCTAGAGATCTGAGGGGGTCACCTTGCTACCTCTCTTCACCTCCCACCCATGTCCTCTTGGTTCCTCCTGATATCTGAATCTCTGCCCTGATGTGTCCTCTCCCTCCTGGATTGCCAGAGCAGCCTCTGGCCATCCAGCCCATCCATCTCCATGATCAGCCTCACCGAAGCAACTGCCCTTCCACTGCTCAAGAGCCTTCCCATGGCTCGCCATCACCCACGGGACAAAGTTGAACCCAGGAATGATGTTTGAGGCTTCAAAACCTGGACCCACTGGATGTCTGCAGCCCTATCTCCCATCCCTTTCCTCAAGCCACATTGCTCTTTCCAGTGAGCCCTGTGTGGtcctgccacagggcctttgcacatgccaccatgctgttCTCACTGCCTTGAAGCCCTTCTTCCCATCTGCCTCAAGATCCAGCTCAaatgtctcttctcctctccaCCCCTGACCCCGGCTCCGTCCTCGTCCTCTTGCTGCCTGGACTATCatcccagcctcctcctgggACTCTTTCCTCTCATCTCTTCCCTTTGCATGGGTTCCAGAGGACCAGTTCTTCCACCCACTGCTGACTGTGTTGCTCCTCTGCTCGAACTCCTCTGCAGCTCTCCATCACCCTCAGGACAGAGACAGAGCTCCTCAGCCCAGCCTGGCACTCTAGGCCCTCTTGGAGGTCACCAACCACCCTCTCCCTGTCCTCAAGTCTGGCCAGCTCACAAGCTCTGCTACCCAGAGCTTCCCAGCCCCAGTAactcctctcctcctccaggcCTTTGCTCAAATACCTCTTCCTCGGAGAAGCCCTCCTGCCCCCAAACCAGACCACATCTTCTCAGTCCCCCTGACAGCTCATTGGACTTCTCCACTGATGCACTCATCATAAATTACAATGATATAGATCATATTtaagtaatatatattaaatatgatatatcctattttaaagatatatatatttaacaacaGCAATAGCCCACCCTTAACATGGTATTTTTGTCTGTGTTACACATTATTCTAAACACCTGTCTCACCAATTCATTTGCCCTTCACAATAACCCCATCAAGTGAGTACTGTCATGCTTCTCATTTTAcggatggagaaactgaggcccacagaggtgAAGTCACTTGACCCGGGTCACacagtggcagagtcaggattcaaacccagtcgGTCTGGCTCTTGACAAATTCGAATTTGGTAGTTGAGCCCTTGCGTGTAGTTGGCTGTCGGGTGGTCTGACACTGAGCGCAGGGGCTTGAGAAAGTCTAAACCCACATCACCAAGGTGCCCATGGAGCCCACTCACTGGAGCGCACAGGAGGGCAACGAGGTGGTCTGGGTCTCTACGGAGTTCCCAGCCCCCGTCCGCCTTTCGCAGGACTCAGCGGTGCCAGGCGGGCGTAGAGGGGTGAGGGCGGGTCCGGGGTGATGGGGGTGGAGCCGCCATGGAGGGTGGGGCTACAGGATGAGGGGGCGTGGCCAGAGACGGAGGCTGCGCCGGATCCCACGTTCCACTCACCGAGGTTGGGGGTCTTCACGGTGTTGTAGAGGTTCTTGGGCGTCCTGGGGGGCATGCTGTCGGGACCGCCGATCCCCGGGGTCAGGGAGCTGCTTCGGGCCCGGTCCGGGCGGGTCCCAGGCCCCGCCTGATGTCTCAGAATGTCCACCAGAGCTCTAAAGGTGGCAGAGAGGTGGTCAGCAGCCTGGGGTCTGGGGGCGGCAGGGGTACAGGGAGGGCCCAGGTTTCGTTCCGCTCCCTGCTCTCGCCCTTGGGTAACCTGTCACTCAGCCTGCTTTTTTCGCCATTGGCCACTCCCGTTTCTCGTTAGCCACGCCCCCTCGAACGACCCCCTTTCTCGGGCCACGCTTCCTGCTTGAAGCGCTGCTGTCTTAACTCGTGTGGACCCCACCCCTTCTGTGGTCCCTCTCACTTCCCTGTGGGCTCACCCCACCCTGAATCTGGGACCCCATTCCCGTTCCTTTTGCAGCCTTCCCCATGGCAACAAAGGGTGCTCCATTTTCCCAGTGATGCGGACCTCAAACATTAAATCACCTTgactcttcttttttcccctcacttcATCCCTTTCAGTAATCCTACGGATCGAACCTCCAAAACATATCCCAAATCGGACCACTACTCACCACCTCTGAAATCTCTCACCTGGATCATTGCAACAGCCCCTTCACGGgtctcccccctcccaccctagccCCGTACAACTCAGTCTCACGCGCAGCTcgcataattttaaaatggacagaTGGCATCACGCCTGAGCTCAGGACCCTGCAGTGGCCCCATCACACTTAGAATAAACCCGGGCCCACCTGCTtctcctcacctcctgctgcCCACCGCCCCCAGCTGCACGGGCACTTCCCTGCCCTGCAGGCCACCGAGGGCCTTTGCACGCAGTTCCCCTGCCCCAAACCTCTCGCCCACAGATCCCTGCGTGGCTCGCTCCCTCCCTTTGGGTCTCTGCTCAGAGGGCTTTTCGGATCACTTCCTCTAATCCAGCgccctctccctccacacttTCCGCtgattttcttcacagcagtCATCTAAAATTATACAGCACATGCATTTGCCTGCTTACGGACTGGGCCGCTgatatttaatgagcacttacGGTGTGCCAGGACTCTGCACGAATCAACTCAGTTAATTACAATCCGAATAGGTGGGGACGATGATTAGTCTCATTGTGCGgacgggaaactgaggcacagagaggttaagtaacccgTCCACTGTCACACAGCCTGTGGGCCGTGAACTTGGATTTGGAAGTTAGGCTTTTCCACCATGGCAGAGACCTTGTTTTGTTCACTCCTGTATCCCCAGCTCCTGGCCCACAGAAGATACTCAAGAAATACGTGTCAAATGAATGAGAGCCTGAGCTTCTCCCGCTCCCTGCATCACTCCGCAATAGCCGGGTCGGCTCTGGCACGGCTTTCTGAGCCCCTGCCCACCTTCAGCTCCGCCGGAGGCCGCCACCTGGGTCTCTGAAGACGCCCTATCCCTGTAGCCCCTCCTCCTTGGACGGCTCCACCTCCCTTGCTGGGCCCCGCCCCAGGCTCGCAGTCCTCCCGCCCCAGAGCACACGCACCTGGGCACGTTGATCTCCCGGTGCGCCCGGGGCGCACGGGACGCCTTGCTGAAGGCCACTTTGGCGCCGACTCCCACGGCCAGGGCGAAGCTGATGACCCCGCACACGACGTAGGCTGTGCTGCCACCGGGGCCCTCGCCCCCGCGGCCCCCGACACCCCCCGTCCGGCCCCCTTCCAACCACCCGGCCTGGCCGGGCCCTGGCCCCCCGCCCGCACCCCCAGCGCCCCCGGCGCCCCCGGCTAGCGGCGGCGGCGTAGTGGCCCAGCGCGGCGTGTCGTAGTTGGAGCAGGAGGCCTGCGCCAGGCGCATGTGACGGTGCTCGCAGCAGAAGCGGTAGTGGCAGGTGCCGCAGCAGAAGCGGTAGGAGCCGGTGCTGCAGTTGAAGGTGGCGTCGTACTGGCCCATGACATCGTAGTAGCCGTGGCAGAGCTCGGCGGGAGGGGGCGCCCGGGCCGCCGCGCCCGCTCCGCTCGCGGGGCCGGTCCTCGTGCTGTTGGCGCCCGGGCTCGCTGCGCCCCCGCCGCCCGTCAGCGCCCCGGTCAGGCGCCGCAGGTGCGCCAGCAGGGCTGGCAGCGGGCCCGCAGACTCGGCGCTCGTGGCGTTGGACGGGCGCGCCCCGGCCTGGCCGGCGCTAGAGGCCAGGAGTACGAGGAGCAGGAGGGCCGGCATGGGGCGTGCAGGGGTCGCACCGGGCCGCCAGGCTGCGGGGAGAACGAGAGCAGAGGTTGGAGCGCTGGGCGGGAGAGAGACGGTCAGAGGGTGAGAAGCGTGGAGATGGGTGGgcagagaggctggggagggcgCGCGGGGGCCGGCAGAGTGTGGGGAGCAACAGGCTCCAGGAGGCAGGAAGGGCGGAGGGAGCTGAGCTGCGTGGGCCCAAGTTGGCCGCCCCACGCGCGGTGGGCGACAATGGGAGAGCAATGGAAACGCGCCTGGGCACGGCTAGGGGAGAGAAATGAGCATGGGCGGACAGAACCGGGATCAGGCGAGAGATGAATGCGGGAGAAGCGATTGGGAGGGTCGACAGACACCAGAGGGGTGTGCAGACATTAGGACGAGAAGCGAGGCGAGGCGCGATGTAAGGAGAAGAAACGGGGGCGGAGaagaggagagggcaggggaggcaGCCGAAGGGAGGCgcggggaggagaggggagggtggcgaggggaagggaggggaggggaggggaagggagggtgtCGAGGGGAGTGGGGGccggggagggaaggaagggagacagaTGAGGGGTGGGTGGGAAAGGAGGAGTCAGGGAgatgaggaaggagggagaaaagaaggggaggaggagaagggggaggagagggagggaggaggagagagagaagttgaGAATTTGAGTTTATAGACCAGGCAAGTGGGAAGAGGCAGTGCACGGTTTATCAGCACTGACATTCGGGGACCGATGCTGCTTTGTGGTGAGAGCCTGTCCTGAGCGCTGTGGGATGTTTAGCAGCGCCCTCTCGATGCCGGGAGCACCGCATCCCCCCGAGTTGTGACAATGTAAGATGCTTCCAGGCATTGCCAAAAGTCCACCTGTTTCGAGGAGGCCCCCGTGG includes:
- the SHISA7 gene encoding protein shisa-7, whose translation is MPALLLLVLLASSAGQAGARPSNATSAESAGPLPALLAHLRRLTGALTGGGGAASPGANSTRTGPASGAGAAARAPPPAELCHGYYDVMGQYDATFNCSTGSYRFCCGTCHYRFCCEHRHMRLAQASCSNYDTPRWATTPPPLAGGAGGAGGAGGGPGPGQAGWLEGGRTGGVGGRGGEGPGGSTAYVVCGVISFALAVGVGAKVAFSKASRAPRAHREINVPRALVDILRHQAGPGTRPDRARSSSLTPGIGGPDSMPPRTPKNLYNTVKTPNLDWRALPPPSPSLHYSTLSCSRSFHNLSHLPPSYEAAVKSELNRYSSLKRLAEKDLDEAYLKRRPVELPRGTLPLHALRRPGTGGGYRMEAWGGPEELGLAPAPNPRRVMSQEHLLGDGGRSRYEFTLPRARLVSQEHLLLSSPEALRQSREHLLSPPRSPALPPDPTARASLAASHSNLLLGPGGPPTPLRGLPPPSSLHAHHHHALHGSPQPAWMSDAGGGGGTLARRPPFQRQGTLEQLQFIPGHHLPQHLRTASKNEVTV